From a single Brassica oleracea var. oleracea cultivar TO1000 chromosome C5, BOL, whole genome shotgun sequence genomic region:
- the LOC106294788 gene encoding uncharacterized protein LOC106294788 encodes MNVRFCFELHKYGYRLNKVIEGETKIATMMKPSAKSIQRVGRFLRKSLGSIKSTVCFGKHHNFSNNSTPLLSPFSCSLSHPCPQDSQTEETYSVISCESKVVADTRDERLINKSQHKKKPKKKVAAEPFEEAKRRGDMLAQKMKNLNMVDLRDVEHASDVKEALRCYSSIRSPVYLDIVDNFFGYQRFKKESWLFQSLRPLLISFAFVYYTCMVKSPITLSYYHIV; translated from the coding sequence TCAATAAAGTAATAGAAGGAGAGACAAAAATAGCTACAATGATGAAACCCTCGGCGAAATCAATTCAGAGAGTTGGTCGTTTCTTAAGGAAGAGCCTTGGGAGCATCAAGTCCACTGTCTGCTTTGGTAAACACCACAACTTCTCTAACAACAGCACTCCACTCTTGAGCCCCTTCTCATGCAGTCTTAGCCACCCATGTCCACAAGATTCCCAAACTGAAGAAACATACAGCGTTATCTCTTGCGAGAGCAAGGTTGTTGCAGATACCAGAGATGAGAGACTCATCAACAAAAGCCAACATAAGAAGAAACCGAAGAAAAAGGTTGCTGCAGAGCCATTCGAGGAGGCGAAGAGAAGAGGTGACATGCTGGCGCAAAAGATGAAAAATCTCAACATGGTTGATCTCAGAGACGTGGAGCATGCATCGGATGTAAAAGAAGCGCTTCGATGCTATTCAAGCATTAGAAGCCCTGTCTATCTAGACATTGTTGACAACTTCTTCGGGTATCAACGGTTCAAGAAGGAAAGCTGGCTCTTTCAGAGTCTAAGACCCCTCTTGATCAGCTTCGCTTTCGTTTATTACACTTGTATGGTAAAATCACCAATCACCCTCAGCTACTACCACATTGTATAG